A stretch of DNA from Candidatus Thermoplasmatota archaeon:
TCATGCGTCCACCAGGTGTATAATAAGTCAACTTCTGGGTTTGCGTAGCTTCCATACCCTTTAAGGTAATCGTTACCAACAGATACATCTTCACCTAAAATCTTTGCCCTAGCATGAACATGCTCGCATTCATCTGCTGTCTCAAACCATGCCTCTTTTAGTTTCATCCCTTCTATTATTTTATTTGCAAACACTTGGCCATATAGTGCGTCACTACATATCGTGTCCCACCCGAGGATCATATTTGTTCCTTTTAATGCTCTTTGAAATCCTAAGAGTCCTCCATGTGCTGCGAAACAAGTTGCTAACACCACCCATTTGTTTGGGCCATCGTCTCCCCATTTACACAAAAGTGATTCTACTACAGAAGGATTATCCCAAATTGTATATTTAAAGGGCTTGTAAATCCCTAAAACAGTTTTGCCGCCATGCCCAACAAAATATGCTATATCTACATTGTCAACGAGCTCATTAGGTCCATCCTGAATATAATAATCATACAACTCATTATCTTCACTATTTTTGTTAATCGACCATATACAACCATCATCTGCTAATGTGTTAGCGAAACCATTTGCATCACCTTGAGCATATATCAGACCACCATCACCCCTGTACCACCAAAAAGTACCGATTTTAGCCTTGGTTTCTAGCTCTCCTTCGATTGTGCCCATTAATTCATCAGTTGTTTTGTTGAGTTTTTCTGTATATCCAGACGATATATCATCTGATATTTGCCCATTACTTAATGAGTCATTCCCTATGCCATTGTTGTTTGCATTTGATAGTTTGTTGTTACTTAATGTATCATCAGATATTTGGTTATTATTTGAATCTTGATTGTTATTTAGATTATTATCAGATAGTTTGGAATCGTTTGAAGTTGTAAGATTTACACTTGTATCCTTACTTGCGATACTTAGCCCTGCATTTACTGCTGGAAATAAAGCAACTATCATAATTGTTAAAGTTAGTATTGAAACAATAAGTTTATTTTTAATTCTCTTCATCTCCTCATCACCTACAAGTATGGTGCTACAATATAACATGTCATACTTTGTCAGTAATACTATTTAAATATATCTAGAAAAATTGGCGAAATGAAAAAATATCAAAAAAATAAAAAAGCCCAGTTATAAAAAATAACATATTAACTTTAGAAAAACCGATAAAATCATACTTATTCGTTATGATGCAAAATTTTATAATAAACCATTGTATTAACGTTTGTTAATCTGGGGAGAAAGGTTTATGAAAAAAAAGATAGCAAGCATTTTTTTATTTACGCTGTTGATCGCTGTTGTTATGCCTGTGACTGGGAATGAAAACTCTGATGATTCTACTCTGGTGCTTGTAAGAATTAACTCTTATCAAAACTATTTGGATATTCTTCGTGAAATGGAAGTTGTAAGTGCCCGTACTGGGGAATATGTTGATGTTATAATTCCAGTTTATATGCTATCGGATTTAGAAAATTTAAACCTAAACTATGATGTTCTCATCTGGGATCTGGAAAAATATGAAGACTCAGTTAGAGGCTCATATCATACACTAGCTCAGATTGAGAGTATACTCCAAAACATAGCAAATAATTACCCAAGTATCACTAGTCTTTATAGCATTGGTACAACCTACGAAGGTCGCAATATCTGGTGCTTGGAGATAACTGATAACCCTGGTGTTGATGAAGGTGAACCTGGTGTATTTTTTATGGGTTTACATCATGCACGTGAATGGCCAACAGTTGAAATTTGTTTATTTATTGCTAATCAATTAACTTCTAAATATGGTAGTAATTCAACAATTACAAATATTGTTAATAATGTACGACTCTTCTTAGTTGCTTGTGTTAATTCAGATGGTTATTATTATTGTCATGATTTGGGTAACGATTGGCGTAAAAACAGAAAACCCTATTCAGGAGGAATAGGTGTTGATTTAAATCGTAACTATGGCGGTTCCAGTGATGGTGATCCATGGGGATCATGGGGGTCTGTTTTTCAACGAGCTGCCACACATGAACCTAGTCAAGAAGTATATTGTGGGCCTTCTCCTTTTTCAGAGTATGAAACACAAGCAATACGTGATATCTTTCTTAACAATGATATTTGTGCATCTATCAGTTGGCATACATATAGCGAACTTGTTATGTGGCCCTGGGGTTATACATCAGCCTATGCTCCTGATAAAAATTACCTAAAACAAATTGGTGAAGGAATTGCCTCAAAAATTACACGCCAAAGTGGTAGTGGTACCTATACTCCTCAACAAAGTTGTACTCTTTATCCTACAACTGGTGACACAAATGATTGGTCTTATGGTTATGGTCATTATATACAGGGTAGACCAACGTTCTCTTATACAATAGAGGCTTGCTCAACATTTCAACCTTCAGCTAGTTATCTTGATCAAATCTGCCAAGAAAATTTTGATGGAGCTCTATATTTACTCCAAGAAGCTGAAAACATAAAAAATAATGTTGTACCCAGAGTTATACCTCCAATTATTGATGAGCTGCCCATTGATATAGATGGAAATTATACTGTTACTTGGCAGGAGAAAAATCCTGATGCAAATCCTGATTATTTCCAACTTGATGAACTTACAGATTTGGTTTTAAATACTGATGATGCTGAATCAGGTTCTGCTTTGTGGAACTTAGATGGTTTTACTATTGTTACTAATAGATATCATTCCCCAAGTTTTAGTTATAAATCCAGATATGCAAATAATGACGTTTCAACAATGACAACCGTTGTACCTTTACCTGTTGAAGAGGATACAAAATTATCTTTTTGGTGTTGGTACAATACTGAGAACAAATATGATTATGCTTTTGTTGAAGTCAGTAGAGACGGGCGATACTACGAGGTATTAGACTCATTTTGCGGTTCATCTACTAATTGGGTTTATAAAGAATACAGTCTTGATAATTACATTGGGGATTCTGTTTTTATAAGATTCCGTTATGCAACCGATGAATATACCTTACAGGAGGGTTTTTACGTAGATGATATATCACCAGTTCCTAAATTCAACAACATAAACACATTATCAAACTCAATAACCAACAACTTCTATGACATAACAGATAAAACCAACGGTACATACTACTACAGAGTAAAAGGACACAACACCCAACACGGCTGGGGGGACTTCAGTACGATAAAAAAGGTTATAGTTCAACTTGTACAAAACAATCCACCAAACAAACCAACAATAGACGGACCAAAAACAGCTAAACCAGGGACTGAATCCATATACACTATTTCAACAACAGATCCTGATGGTGATAATGTTTCTTACTACATTGACTGGGGGGATAATACAAACACTGGATGGCTAGGACCATATAACTCAGGTGAAGAAATAACATTATCACATATTTGGAACAAAAAAGGAGCATATACAATAAAAGCAAAAGCAAAAGATAATTCTGGTGCAGAAAGCGAATGGGTTCTATTAGAAATTACAGTACCACGTAAAATCACAATCAACTCAATACTCATTAGATTCCTAGAAAAAATTACAGAACAATTACCATTAATAAAACAACTTATACTAAAACTAAAGTTGGGATAAAACACTAAATTTAGGTAAAACTCTCCTATGATACAAAAAGTATATCTATTTAACATTAGTTAACTGCGTTGGGGGGGTTATAAAAATATGTGGAGAAACACAAAAAAAATAAGAGTTATTGGCGCAGCTATAGTATTTCTTTTAGGTGTTATAACACCTGTTATTGGAATAAACCTAAAATCAAATATTATAAACCAAAAGGTTAACAACCAAATTTTCGAGGTTAACCAAATCGATGAATCAACAATAGAAATCATGGTAAACCCACCTGATCTAAAATTTTCAAGCATTCATACAAAAACAAGAGATTATACTACATTAGAGCTACCAAATGAAGGCTTTACCACAAACATCGGCGAAGCAAAACTACCAACGATAGTAAGAACAATAGAAATACCACAGGGTGCACAACCACAAATAAAAATTAAATCAACATCCTGGGAACACGTCTCTCTTGAAGGGCTGCATCTACCAAAAATGGTTCTACCAGTTCAACCATCTGTCCCAAAAATACCAAATGTAAACCAAGAGTTTGTAATCGATGAGGAATACTACAGTACTAATGCATTCCTTCCAAATGAAATAGCAAAAATTACTCAGATAGGTGAGATAAGAAGCCATAGATTTGCAGTTGTCGAGATATCACCTGTTCAATATAACCCGGTATCTGCTGAACTCAAACTTTTAACCTCATGTATTCTTCAAATTGATCTACCAGACAGCAATATGAAACAAACACTATCTACTATTGAAAGATACGCTACACCATCATTTGAACAACTATTACAGAAAACATTTGTGAACTATGGCTACTACGAAAATTTTGCAGATAATCCACCAAAAGACCAAGAAGGCTATTTAATAATTGTTTATGACGATTTTTATAATAATATTCAAACATTTGCAAACTGGAAAACAAGTAAAGGTTTTGATGTAACAGTTAAGAAAACATCAGAAATTCCTGGTGGTCCTACAAAGGAGAATATAAAGGCTTACATTGTTGATGCTTATAACAACTGGCCAAATCCACCATCTTATGTATTACTGGTTGGTGACTCAGGACAAGTCCCAGTATGGACTGGAACAGCAACAGGAACCTGTACCGATTTATATTATGTTACAATTGATACTGGTAATTATTTCCCTGATATTATCATAAGTAGATTCCCTGCTGAAACACCACAGCAGGTGACAAACATGGTGGAAAAAACCATTTATTATGAATCAGGAAGTTTTGAGTCTTATGATTGGATAAAAAAAGCAGCGTTTATGGCATCAAATGATAATTATCAAGTCTCAGAAGGAACCCATAATTATGTAATTGAAATTTATTTGATTCCCAATGAATACACTTGTGATAAACTCTATTGTCATACCTATGGTGCAACAACAGCCCAAGTAAGTGAAGTATTAAACAATGGACGATCCCTGGCAGTATATTCTGGTCATGGTAGCACTACTAGCTGGGCTGATGGTCCACCTTTTTCACAATCAAATGTTAATGCTCTTACAAATTATGGCATGTATCCATTTGTTTGTAGTCATGCTTGTTTAACAGGTCAATTTACTGTTAGTGAATGCTTTGGCGAAACATGGTTACGTGCACAAAATAAAGCAGGCCTTGCATTCTGGGGAGCCTCAGATTATACATACTGGGATGAAGATGATATACTAGAAAGAAGAACGTTTAAAGCATGGTGGGAAGACAATCTTGAAACCATTGGTGGAATGACAAACATGGGACTTTTTTACCTTTATCAATATTATGGTGGTGGAGGAATGTCACAATATTATTTTGAGGCATATAATGTACTAGGTGACTCCTCTGTTAAAATATGGCGTAACAACCCAAGTAATCCACCAGAAAAACCTTCTACACCAAGTGGTCCTAACCATGGTGTTTATAACAAACAATATTCATTTTCCAGTAACACTACTGAACCAGATGGAGAAAGTATTTTTTACTTATTTGACTGGGATGATGGTAATTTCAGTGATTGGCTTGGACCTTACAGCTCTGGTGAAACAGTGACTGCATCACATTCATGGTCTGTAGTTGGAGATTACGAAATAAGGGTTAAAGCTAAAGACATAAACGGTGTTTCTAGTCTCTGGTCAGATCCACATCCGATATCAATTGTTGAAAACAATCCACCAGAAAAACCAGAGATAGAAGGACCAACAAATGTCAAACCAGGTATATCTTATCTTTTCACAATTACTTCAATAGATCTTGATGGAGACAATATTAAATATTACGTTGACTGGGGTGGTGGTAGCAGCGAATGGTTTGGACCTTATGAATCAGGGCAACCCGCTAGTGTAAAACACAAATGGAAGTCTACAGGAACATATACCATCAAAGCAAAGGCTAGGGATTCATATGGTGACGAGAGTGATTGGACGAACTTTACACTCAGTGTTAGTTTTTCCTCTTCCCAAGTTGGGACACAGAACAACCAGTTGCTTCAGTTTGCCCTAAAAAATCTAATCATTCGATAATAAAAAACTACAAATTTTTCTTTTTTTATCTATTATAAAAAATCTTCAAAAATTTTTACTAAAAATTAATATAGTAAATCAATAATCTATAGACCATATGGAAAAAAGAACAATATTTTTAGAGCTGCCCCTAAACATAATCGATGAAATAGATCTGAGAAATACAATGGGGGATAGATCTCTCTTTATCACAGAACTACTAGAAAAACAACTACAGCAACAAGAGATTAGTAGAATGAACATATCCCAAGAAACAGAAACTGCCAAAGATAGCATAAAAAAGTTAGTTTCATCTGGCATTGTCACCTTGGTCGACAGCGAAGGTACACCTCTTGGTAGATTCGATATAAACACTGTTGAAGGATTCGAGGATCTAGCTAGAAAAATATGTGAAATATCAGAAGATCCTATGGTTAGAATTAAAGCGAGACGATGGTACTAAACAAATAAATAAAAAAATCATATTTCTTTCCAGTTAATTTTTTATATAAAAAATTTGTTTCAATTATTGGATGGGATGTCAAGCAAGTAGTACAATAGTTCTCATTGCTGTTAGGTTCACTTTCAAATATAAAAATCTTTTAGATAAGTTATTTTTGATGGGGTTTATATGAAAGATGAACCAGAAATAGTCAAAACATTAAGAGAAGAAGAATTAAAAGGTAAGTTACAGCAGCAGACTATTTTAAGCATAAAAACTTCTGAAAAACAATCAAATAATGGTTTAGATTATGGTAAAGACGATGGGTTTAAATATAAGAATGAAACGAAGTCATTTTTGAGGATTTCAACTGGTGCTAAGGAGACTCTTAGAGTTCTAATTAATCTGATGGTTGATCCTGTTGTCATTGTTGATAAAAAAGGAAAATTCTTAGAGATATCTGATAAGGTTGAGGTGATGACAGGGGTAAAAAAGGAAGAATTAATTGGAATGAACTTTATAAAAACAAATTTTATAACAGCAAAAAGTAAAGCAATATTAGTTAAAAATTTAGCGAAAAGAATGCTTGGGGAAATTTTAGATACATATGAGATTGAAGCAATTTCTAAAGATGGCAAAATATGGCAACTGCAGGTAAAAGGAATAAAAATCGAATATGATAATAAGCCAGCTGACCTTGTTGTATTTCATGATGTTTCCAAACAGAAAAAAATGGAGGAGGCATTAAGGGAAAGTAAAGAACAATTTCAGAAATTAGCTGAGAATACCGCCGCTGGTATTATCATAATTAAAGATACCAAAATTTATTATGTAAATCCTAGCATTGAACGAATAACAGGTTATAGCAGGGAAGAGATGCAGGGTATAAGTTTTTTGGATTTGGTGCATCCCGATTCAAGAAATATTGTTAAAGAGGAGATTTCTGCTCTAGAAAAAAAGGAAGGTGCATCTCTGGGAGGCGAAATCAAAATTATAACAAAGGAAGGTAAAGAATGTTGGATAAATTATGTGGGAACATTTATTGTTCTGGAAGGAAAACCTGCTTTGTTGATAACATCTTTTGATATCAATCAACGCAGAATTGTAGAAGATAAGTTAAAAGAGAAAATCGACGAGCTTGAAAAATTCCAGAAGGTTACAATCGATCGGGAGATCATGATGATTAATTTAAAAAAAGAGATAAATGAGCTCTGTAAAAAATATGGAGAAAAATCTAGGTATGTTATAGAATAAAAATTTGGGGTGTGTTGGAATGGAGAAAAAAATGATATCTGGTTTGGGGTTGTGTATTATTCTGTTAATTTTTTTTGCAGGTTGTATTGAATCAAATGAAATGGATCCTACTATTAAAAAAATAAAAGAGGCGGGTGTGCTAAAAGTTGGAACATGTACTCCATTTGAGCCTATGGAATATGTAGATAAAAATGGTAGTATTTTGGGTTTTGATATCGATATTGCAGAGATGATTGCTAAGCATCTTGGTGTTAAAACTGAAATCAAGGATTACCCATATCTTTTTGACAATATTTCTGTTCCTCTGGAAAAGGGTGAAGTTGATATGATAATAGCTGCTATTACAATAACTACAGAGAGATCTAAGCAAGTTCTGTTCAGCAGACCTTATTTGAATGCAGGTCAAATCATAATTGTAAATGCTAGTAACATGGATATTAAATCCGAAATAGATCTTTTTAATAAGACCGTAGGTGTTCAAAGGAATACTACTGGTGAAGAAGAGGCTTTGAAGTATACAAATAGCTCATCTCAAGTTATGAGTTATCAAAACTATGAATTGGCACTACTAGATTTAATAGCTGGGAAAATAGATGCTATTATTGTTGATTATCCTACCGGGGTGGCTTTGATAAAAGATAAACCTGGTCTTAAGTTAATTGGGATGCCGTTTACAAATGAATTTTATGGTATTGCTGTAAAAAAAGGAGAGAAGGCTCTAGTGGATGAGATCAATAGCGTAATTGTTAGTTTAGGTGAAACCGGCAAAATGGATGAACTTAAGGAAAAATGGTTTCTGGAAAGTTAGAGTATAGTATGATATTCAATATTTGAGATGTTACCATAATTTAGGATGGGATGTTAAAAGGTGAATATGAACATGAGACTTAAGTTTAGTCTTTCATTGAAATTGACATTAATTGTTGTCTTGATATCAGCTATTGTTATTTTTAGCATTACATATATATATGTAATGAATCAAACTAAATTTTTTGAGAAAAACTATTCTGATAAAGCTATATCTCTTGTTCAGGCTCTTGATGCTAGTCTAAGAAGTAGGGCTGAATTAGAAGATACAGAAAAATTGCAGGGCTACATCCAGAAATTTATTTATCTTAACCTAGAGGTCTTGGAGATAAGTCTTAATCTACCAAAAGATGATGAATTAAAGGTTTTTGTATCCAGCAATGGAGAACACATAGGTACTACTTCTAGCTCTTATAATCTTCAATCATATGAAAAAGGTGTTATATACAGTATTCCTATGAACGTTAGGGGATCTCATATTTTAACTGTGATCACTCCTATTCATCTCTCTGGGCAGATAGTTGGTACATATGAGATTATCCTTTCTATGGATCGGGCTTATGCTGCGCTCAACATTCAAATAAAAAATCTAGTCACTATATCTGTGTTTGGTCTTTTTATACTAGTTATTAGTTTTATGTATGCATTAAGAAAAATTATCTTAAAACCAATCACTGTTTTTTCAGATGCAGCTAGGATGATTGGTGGCGGTAATTTGGATACGCACGTAAAAATCAATTCACGTGATGAACTAGGTAATCTCGCTTTTGTATTCAATAATATGATATCTGAGCTGAAACAGTCAAGAGATGAAATCGGGAGGTACAGTAAAAAACTTGAAGATCAGGTTTATGAAAGGACAAAGGAATTAGAGGTATCAAAAGAAGAGTTGAGAAAGAAAGTTGAGATTCTAGAGAAAAATAAAACAGCGATGCTTAACATTATGTTAGATCTTAAAAAAACAATCGCAGATTTGGAGGAAGCAAAAAGATACATTAACCAGCAGAATATCGAATTAAAATCAGTTCAAAATCAGTTATATCGGTTAAATGAGGAACTTGAAAAGAAGGTTCAGGAGAGAACTGCTGAGGTTCAGCGTCTCCTCAAACAGAAAGATGATTTTATCAGTCAACTTGGTCATGATCTTAAAAACCCATTAACACCACTTGTTGGCCTATTACCTATTTTGAGGGATAAAGAAAAGGATCCTAAAATCAAAGAGCAGCTGGACGTTATTATTAGTAATGTCAACTATATGAAAGATCTTGTTATTAAAATTTTACAGCTCGCTCGTTTAAATTCGCCGAATATAAAATTTGATATAGAGGACTTGAATATTAAAAAAGAGATCGATGATATCATTTCAAATCAGCAGTTTTTCTTTGAAGAAAATAATTTTAAAGTAGAAAATAACATCCAAGATGACATCATTGTTAAGGCAGATAAAATTAAATTAGAGGAGCTCGTTAAAAACCTTTTTACTAACGCAGTTAAGTACACTTTAGATGAAAAAGGTAAGATCGTTGTCGATGCGGAGAAAAAAGATGGTTTTGTCACTGTATCTATTAAAGATACTGGTATGGGTATGACTCCTGAGGAGATTGATCATATTTTTGATGAGTTCTATAAAGCTGATGAATCCAGACATGACCTAGATAGTAGTGGCCTTGGTCTCAG
This window harbors:
- a CDS encoding PAS domain-containing protein, yielding MKDEPEIVKTLREEELKGKLQQQTILSIKTSEKQSNNGLDYGKDDGFKYKNETKSFLRISTGAKETLRVLINLMVDPVVIVDKKGKFLEISDKVEVMTGVKKEELIGMNFIKTNFITAKSKAILVKNLAKRMLGEILDTYEIEAISKDGKIWQLQVKGIKIEYDNKPADLVVFHDVSKQKKMEEALRESKEQFQKLAENTAAGIIIIKDTKIYYVNPSIERITGYSREEMQGISFLDLVHPDSRNIVKEEISALEKKEGASLGGEIKIITKEGKECWINYVGTFIVLEGKPALLITSFDINQRRIVEDKLKEKIDELEKFQKVTIDREIMMINLKKEINELCKKYGEKSRYVIE
- a CDS encoding basic amino acid ABC transporter substrate-binding protein yields the protein MEKKMISGLGLCIILLIFFAGCIESNEMDPTIKKIKEAGVLKVGTCTPFEPMEYVDKNGSILGFDIDIAEMIAKHLGVKTEIKDYPYLFDNISVPLEKGEVDMIIAAITITTERSKQVLFSRPYLNAGQIIIVNASNMDIKSEIDLFNKTVGVQRNTTGEEEALKYTNSSSQVMSYQNYELALLDLIAGKIDAIIVDYPTGVALIKDKPGLKLIGMPFTNEFYGIAVKKGEKALVDEINSVIVSLGETGKMDELKEKWFLES
- a CDS encoding M14 family zinc carboxypeptidase — protein: MKKKIASIFLFTLLIAVVMPVTGNENSDDSTLVLVRINSYQNYLDILREMEVVSARTGEYVDVIIPVYMLSDLENLNLNYDVLIWDLEKYEDSVRGSYHTLAQIESILQNIANNYPSITSLYSIGTTYEGRNIWCLEITDNPGVDEGEPGVFFMGLHHAREWPTVEICLFIANQLTSKYGSNSTITNIVNNVRLFLVACVNSDGYYYCHDLGNDWRKNRKPYSGGIGVDLNRNYGGSSDGDPWGSWGSVFQRAATHEPSQEVYCGPSPFSEYETQAIRDIFLNNDICASISWHTYSELVMWPWGYTSAYAPDKNYLKQIGEGIASKITRQSGSGTYTPQQSCTLYPTTGDTNDWSYGYGHYIQGRPTFSYTIEACSTFQPSASYLDQICQENFDGALYLLQEAENIKNNVVPRVIPPIIDELPIDIDGNYTVTWQEKNPDANPDYFQLDELTDLVLNTDDAESGSALWNLDGFTIVTNRYHSPSFSYKSRYANNDVSTMTTVVPLPVEEDTKLSFWCWYNTENKYDYAFVEVSRDGRYYEVLDSFCGSSTNWVYKEYSLDNYIGDSVFIRFRYATDEYTLQEGFYVDDISPVPKFNNINTLSNSITNNFYDITDKTNGTYYYRVKGHNTQHGWGDFSTIKKVIVQLVQNNPPNKPTIDGPKTAKPGTESIYTISTTDPDGDNVSYYIDWGDNTNTGWLGPYNSGEEITLSHIWNKKGAYTIKAKAKDNSGAESEWVLLEITVPRKITINSILIRFLEKITEQLPLIKQLILKLKLG
- a CDS encoding C25 family cysteine peptidase → MWRNTKKIRVIGAAIVFLLGVITPVIGINLKSNIINQKVNNQIFEVNQIDESTIEIMVNPPDLKFSSIHTKTRDYTTLELPNEGFTTNIGEAKLPTIVRTIEIPQGAQPQIKIKSTSWEHVSLEGLHLPKMVLPVQPSVPKIPNVNQEFVIDEEYYSTNAFLPNEIAKITQIGEIRSHRFAVVEISPVQYNPVSAELKLLTSCILQIDLPDSNMKQTLSTIERYATPSFEQLLQKTFVNYGYYENFADNPPKDQEGYLIIVYDDFYNNIQTFANWKTSKGFDVTVKKTSEIPGGPTKENIKAYIVDAYNNWPNPPSYVLLVGDSGQVPVWTGTATGTCTDLYYVTIDTGNYFPDIIISRFPAETPQQVTNMVEKTIYYESGSFESYDWIKKAAFMASNDNYQVSEGTHNYVIEIYLIPNEYTCDKLYCHTYGATTAQVSEVLNNGRSLAVYSGHGSTTSWADGPPFSQSNVNALTNYGMYPFVCSHACLTGQFTVSECFGETWLRAQNKAGLAFWGASDYTYWDEDDILERRTFKAWWEDNLETIGGMTNMGLFYLYQYYGGGGMSQYYFEAYNVLGDSSVKIWRNNPSNPPEKPSTPSGPNHGVYNKQYSFSSNTTEPDGESIFYLFDWDDGNFSDWLGPYSSGETVTASHSWSVVGDYEIRVKAKDINGVSSLWSDPHPISIVENNPPEKPEIEGPTNVKPGISYLFTITSIDLDGDNIKYYVDWGGGSSEWFGPYESGQPASVKHKWKSTGTYTIKAKARDSYGDESDWTNFTLSVSFSSSQVGTQNNQLLQFALKNLIIR
- a CDS encoding ATP-binding protein; this translates as MNQTKFFEKNYSDKAISLVQALDASLRSRAELEDTEKLQGYIQKFIYLNLEVLEISLNLPKDDELKVFVSSNGEHIGTTSSSYNLQSYEKGVIYSIPMNVRGSHILTVITPIHLSGQIVGTYEIILSMDRAYAALNIQIKNLVTISVFGLFILVISFMYALRKIILKPITVFSDAARMIGGGNLDTHVKINSRDELGNLAFVFNNMISELKQSRDEIGRYSKKLEDQVYERTKELEVSKEELRKKVEILEKNKTAMLNIMLDLKKTIADLEEAKRYINQQNIELKSVQNQLYRLNEELEKKVQERTAEVQRLLKQKDDFISQLGHDLKNPLTPLVGLLPILRDKEKDPKIKEQLDVIISNVNYMKDLVIKILQLARLNSPNIKFDIEDLNIKKEIDDIISNQQFFFEENNFKVENNIQDDIIVKADKIKLEELVKNLFTNAVKYTLDEKGKIVVDAEKKDGFVTVSIKDTGMGMTPEEIDHIFDEFYKADESRHDLDSSGLGLSICKRIVERHGGRIWAESDGRGKGSTFRFTLRLSEDK